A genomic region of Miscanthus floridulus cultivar M001 chromosome 3, ASM1932011v1, whole genome shotgun sequence contains the following coding sequences:
- the LOC136545000 gene encoding gibberellin 2-beta-dioxygenase 1-like, with translation MTCTVLELMAQGLGLDDEGVFSRLVLDRDSDSLLRVNHYPARPEAAGEPAEVRRRLTGFGEHTDPQIISVLRSNDAAGLEMSLRDGTWVSVPSDTRSFFVNVGDALQVLYSDLITLLF, from the coding sequence ATGACGTGCACGGTGCTGGAGCTGATGGCGCAAGGTCTGGGCCTGGACGACGAGGGCGTGTTCAGCAGGCTGGTGCTGGACCGGGACAGCGACTCGCTGCTGAGGGTGAACCACTACCCGGCGCGGCCCGAGGCCGCCGGCGAGCCGGCGGAGGTGAGGAGGCGGCTGACGGGGTTCGGCGAGCACACGGACCCGCAGATCATCTCCGTGCTCCGCTCCAACGACGCGGCCGGGCTGGAGATGTCGCTGCGGGACGGCACCTGGGTCTCCGTGCCCTCCGACACCCGGTCCTTCTTCGTCAATGTCGGCGACGCATTGCAGGTATTGTACTCTGATTTAATTACATTATTATTTTAG